A region of the Lytechinus pictus isolate F3 Inbred unplaced genomic scaffold, Lp3.0 scaffold_20, whole genome shotgun sequence genome:
taatttgaaatttgcataaactaatatatttcatattacatatGCATGTCAAAAATTAGAAATTCCAGAGGGGGATATCCCATCTGCCCTCACCCCTTGGATTATTGTCGATGCATGTATCCCATCTATACCATTTTgtttgggggtgggggggggggggggaagcagggGGCGTGTGTTACTGTGTTGGGGGAAAAGGGGTATGGTGAGGTGCATCCAGAAACATTTCTGGGAAGGACTAACAAAGTATGTTCTGCTtgcatttttgtcttgcctgcatagcagagcgagactataggcgccgcttttccgacggcggcggcgacggcagcggcggcgtcaacatcaaatcttaacctaaggttaagtttttgaaatgacatcataacttagaaagtatatggacctagttcatgaaacttggacataaggttaatcaagtattactgaacatcctgcctgagtttcaggtcacatgaccaaggtcaaaggtcatttagggtcaatgaacttagaccatgttgggaaaattattttcaaaatcttaaccgaaggttaagtttttgaaatgacatcataacttagaaagtatatggacctagttcatgaaacttgggcataaggttaatcaagtattagtgaacatcctgctcgagtttcaggtcacgtgaccaaggtcaaaggtcatttagggtcaatgaactttggtcaagttgggggtatttgttgaattactatcataactttgaaaatttatggatctagtccatgaaacttggacataaggttaatcaagtattagtgaacatcctgcctgagtttcaggtcgcatgaccaaggtcaaaggtcatttagggtcaatgaactttggccaagttgggggtatttgttgaattaccatcataactttgaaaatttatggatttagttcatgaaacttagactaagcctgagtcgaatcgattttaaaatcggtgttcgatcgatgtcatcgagcgctggtgcagattttgcaaaatcggtgcatcgaaaaaaaaagaaaaaaaaaatacgtcggccggccgattcgtttggttcacacaatcaatcataaaaataaacagaaatgtccaacttgactactagtactacttacttgatttgtattccccccaaaatgaaaccgattgtgtaattatgatgcctattcaccattaatttgaagtttatttcgatcatagttcgagtcttactcgtctgctcgtgccgagataatttatgcacgatgaattcatgaatggaaatcaTCGATCGTGCAGCGCATGCGCtgtactgtgctttaatcaaaacagaaaatggccggaaaattgACGCAATCAACGTAAAATAAACCTTGCTATCATgattcatgaacaatattaatatcatgaccatagaacattatttaatcgtaatatttaacaataatttgcatatgataatcattaatatgaatttagagcttgatgtgaaacgtttgtatttcgtttcaattttcaatgacggacatcacatgacgatcgacttgagcGAGTGCacttgtctttaaaaaaattatcacgtcaggattgattcttgaacattgtcaacatgcagaaactttttcaagatcgtaatatctccatataataacattttacatgacaaaacagagtaaattgcgtgatatttttttttccatcaatttgaagctaatttgtgcccaactttgggctctgattttcattaatggaaaatatgtcctACGTCAAcgaacgcgcatgcgcattgtgcttctttttctCGGAGCTAGCTAGCTCTGGAGACGTCCAggccagagatggaataaaaataaaaaataatgccagtataatactataaatacttccatatgaacatgACATGCTTTGCTGACATTGTCAATATCTTTAatatggccataaaatcttattaaatcgtaaaataacatccaataataattaatatgaatttagtgCTCGATCCGAGACATATTTATTTCGATCGCATGCTCTTGTCTTGTgtctaaaattaaaaaaaaatatggattatcatatcaggattaattctcgaacatcgtcattactcatattccacaatctttcctcacaatcgttatatcagcattgaataccaattcaaatgaccatccagagaaaattatgtatttattcccgtcaatttggagctcattttggatcacaatctcaggcaagttacagtgcTCCCGCTGGTTGCACTTTTTTGCTGGCGCTGGCCGGGGCTGCAGGCGGGGCtggtgtgtgcgagtctggaccgcgaatgctagttgaccgaaaatcgtTCGGATCGaatctgcgtgattcatgtctttgatattgtttcattttaaacttatatgttgtcatctgcaaatatcattgttgatgatattttgggaagaattctgcattggtccctggcttttttgtgttttgtgatcatggaaaatacaaacgaactttgctctgtcatctgcttgtgcaacgcTCACCCAGCCAGCGCATACCGTGAGTGCATGCAATGCTGCATAGCGCATCGACGCGACGGCCGgagcaaaaaaatattgactcgattttccccgccgcgccttcaaaattcgattcatcgatgttcgatcgaattaaaactgtcgaacaccggttttcaaaataatcgatatgactcaggcttaacttagacattaggttaatcaagtaccactgaatatcctgtgcgagtttcaggtcacatgacctgatgaccatggtcaatggtcatttaaggtcaatgaactttggccgtgttgggggtatatgttaaattaccatcctaactctgaaagtttatggatctagttcataaaacttggacataagagtaatcaagcatcactgaacatcccctgtgagtttcaggtcacaaaaccaagtcaaaggtcagttaaggtcaataaacttaggccatgttggggtaattgttgaagtgccatcataactttgaaagtttatggatagagtgaatgaaatgtggacatgggtgtagttgacagtcttaagtctctgttcaaatgccatttatggtcaatgaatgtggtattatgtcattatatgaatgatgtttttgttaatgattattttatagtagttttcaaagttagcactgctgctatattaaattgcgtaatgcaggcgagactgccagaggcgttccacttgttttgttatatatcatgaaaattctTCAACATACCTTTCCCTTTTTCCTTAGTTCTTGTGAGCTggtaatgaaaagaaatgagagtGACTGTCTGCGATGCGAATGCAAGTATGAAAGCCGGAACATCACCACCATTGAGGTACGTATGACGACAGCACTGGTCAAACAACCCAGGCTTTATAAGACTTTCAGCAATCTGcatgtttatgttttattaaaaaaaattgcagtcagatagGGGTGTGAAGTTTAAAGCTAGTAACCCATATCTGCAGGTTCGTTTCGCTGTAAATAGGCAGCAATAACTATCAAGTTTTGTGAAGAATGGACCTCTGACCCTTACCTTTGTCTAAGGACTTGAAACTTTGAGGCCTGGACAAATGtggaagaagagaaaagattttttttttgagggggtgaAAAATGGTTCTAATAGCTAAGGATATCCCTtaaaaaactattaaaaaaaacacacttCCAAGTTGCACATCACCATATGCCAAATATATGTGATTTCAATACAATAGGTATTAAAGAGAATTAGGAAAAATAGCCCCCCACATTgagaaattttaattttttagtctactaattttttttccaccATCAATTTTTGCATATATGACAGATTTCCTATCTAATATCTTGCAGGTTGTTATTTTCCTGATCATCGTCGTTGTGATTTGTCTTTTCATCTATCTGATCGCTCTCGCTTTCCTCGATCCCGAGATGTTTAGATCAAAACTCACAGAACCTCAGATGGAAGACACTCTCACCCCTCAACCAGTAAGATACATGAAACTTagcttttaaaaaataatgataatttttaggTAGAGTCCTATTTTTTTGTAGGTAAGGTGAGACTAATGTAGGATTCTGATACTGTTAATTTGCTGTGTTTGAAAGGTATTGAAATGTGAATTTATTGCAACCACTATACATAGGCATCAGTAGTCCAACATTCGTTCATCCAAAAATGTTTGCGATACAATTAATAAATACTACAAATTGTTTGTATCAAAATGATAGGATATCATCTCAtttctctgaaaaaaaagaaaagaaataagtcATGACCGTCAAAGCATTGTAATTTATGCTTCAGTGATCACATAAATTTCTTAAAATATGCATCGTCACATTGACTTATTCATAACCATTTATGCGTGACTGATCACTCTTTGcagctaagaaaaaaaacaaaggctATTATTTCTCTTTCAAACAATATATAATTAGATTTTATAGTACCGTTAGCTAGGTCAGGATTTTTTGGTTAATTTCCGTCTTAGTTGATCTTCTTTTATATTGCTGGTACTATCATTTGTACTACCTGGTATTTAATCtagttatactttttttttggttcaaaTTTATGCAGTTTTATCAATTCCCTTCATGTATTATTTACCTTGTGCATTCGTTTGTAATTCATTCAGTCTAAAGCTGCAGGGAATTACtctgtgtttcataaaggacatTATAATTCCTTGGGACACTGCATGTTATCTctttttagtttaaaaaaatgaagttgaaGTGGAACTTGAGATATGTGCTATCTATTGTTTCTCTTAATCCCATTCTCTTTATGATATTTTCTTAATCCCATTGTTTTAATCTCATTCTCTTAATCCTAGGATCTATCAAGCACAAGGCATTCATCATCCTACTTTGGCCGTGTGGGTAGTGCACAGAGAAGATGGAGATCACAGGTTCAGCAACAAAGGGAGAATATCTTCGATAGACACACAATTCTTAGCTGAAGGAACCAGTTCATCATGCAATTTCATCCCCAGTCCCACATACTGCTTTTCAGTGAAAGTTTGCAAATCATCAACATGTAATATGTAAGAGGACATTATTTCAGTGATATTTGTAAGCGAGTACTGTTTAAATCAATAATCTGTGTTTTCACATTCAAGTTAGCCTACTCGTTACCCTGCGCTAATTGCATCCGCAACTAAATTTGCAATTTACCTACCTGATTCGATTTCTCCAGTTAGTGCGAAATGATTCATATTTCTGGGAGAAGAGgtaattaaatacaaatagtTGTTTGCTGCGGAAAGTTGAACTTTTATTTCGGGTTCATTGTGTAAGGTGCACTATGTGCTGAatgaaatttaatcaaaatgaaacATATGCTCTGAAACTGATGTTTTGAGAGAATTTAAGGGATCCATCTATTCAACG
Encoded here:
- the LOC135157885 gene encoding transmembrane protein 9B-like codes for the protein MSNLTLPNFIILLLFVALAACEGEFDNVRCKCICPAEPDIKRDLDIQVVTVSLAEECSCELVMKRNESDCLRCECKYESRNITTIEVVIFLIIVVVICLFIYLIALAFLDPEMFRSKLTEPQMEDTLTPQPDLSSTRHSSSYFGRVGSAQRRWRSQVQQQRENIFDRHTILS